Proteins encoded together in one Mycobacterium sp. MS1601 window:
- a CDS encoding MerR family transcriptional regulator, with product MSTKPPSGPVGAILHSLRRAPRRLGRQSREVVENAVSQLFDAVVRAPHGDTAGSGEYRIEELARLANTATRNVRVYRDRGLLHPPLRVGRIALYNDTHLTRLRLITSMLDRGYNLAHVDEMLSAWEQGKDLGAVLGLESAIVGTWAAEKPKTVSRAQARQLVDDDGAFDRLISAGLIRDNGDDVTVVRPALIDAFNEIRGYGITFDRLIDIHEQVLPHICEISRILVQAGAEHVLDKIKPGESLPDETEVAELITMLVRFRTQAVASVTATLAHSIETTIESLVSQLLSEFVEKTPPE from the coding sequence ATGTCCACCAAACCACCCAGCGGTCCCGTCGGCGCCATCCTGCACAGCCTGCGTCGGGCGCCCCGGCGTTTGGGCAGGCAGTCACGCGAGGTCGTCGAGAACGCGGTGTCTCAACTTTTCGACGCGGTGGTGCGGGCTCCGCACGGCGACACCGCGGGCTCGGGTGAGTACCGGATCGAGGAACTGGCCCGGCTGGCCAACACCGCCACCCGCAATGTCCGGGTGTACCGCGACCGCGGGCTGCTGCACCCGCCGCTGCGGGTGGGCCGCATCGCGCTGTACAACGACACCCACCTGACCCGGCTGCGGCTGATCACCTCGATGCTGGACCGGGGCTACAACCTGGCCCACGTCGACGAGATGCTCAGCGCCTGGGAACAGGGCAAGGATCTAGGTGCGGTGCTGGGTCTGGAGTCGGCGATCGTGGGGACCTGGGCGGCGGAGAAACCCAAGACCGTCTCGCGGGCGCAGGCCCGGCAACTGGTCGACGACGACGGGGCCTTCGACCGGCTGATCAGTGCGGGCCTGATCCGGGACAACGGCGATGACGTCACCGTGGTGCGGCCCGCCCTGATCGATGCGTTCAACGAGATCCGCGGATACGGAATCACTTTCGACCGGCTGATCGACATCCACGAGCAGGTGCTGCCACACATCTGCGAGATCAGCCGGATCCTGGTACAGGCCGGAGCCGAGCATGTCCTGGACAAGATCAAACCCGGCGAATCACTGCCCGATGAGACCGAAGTGGCCGAGTTGATCACCATGCTGGTGCGGTTCCGCACCCAGGCGGTGGCCTCGGTGACCGCCACCCTGGCGCACTCCATCGAGACCACCATCGAATCGCTGGTCAGTCAGCTGCTCTCGGAGTTCGTCGAGAAGACTCCGCCGGAGTGA